From Spirosoma aerolatum, one genomic window encodes:
- a CDS encoding glycosyl hydrolase-related protein has protein sequence MKPASYLLFSALLFLGLTLSAQPVKRLYLANDDHTDYMWTGNEAQYDTVFVRMIDYYLAQIDSTQNNPADFQARFNLDGSYWIKTYQKFRSPAQVERLISRIRTGHISSPLTGLVSTYGGQPTEAVLRGMYYAGQLERQWNLRFRLAVCMENQTLPLGLSSLWAGSGAKYSWRGVCGCASRIPNASLAHRRNQLYRYMGQDGRSVTMKWYSRPIYNGRTLGGYAEARREKDPKDIVGDMGKVVEDMTVMCDTVTTTSAYPFNVAGAFGYGWDDLSTYVSPPFIQAAQRYSTPLRKVRVSNEEDFFADVDRSYPKLPTESVSYGNEWDVYPVSMNETTAHIRRATEKLRSAEALSALVSLKDSTFARDLAEARDLAWEAYGLYWEHDWTADGPVSKRDRANWQTKLHHRIVGYVDTLFNRASLAMGQQLKMAPSRAAASRFYVFNPLNWSRNDAADLDYPGAEAVRVIDLQTKREVVSQRIQKGGKSFVRIWAENVPSVGYKVYEIQKGTPASQPDAAQVNGEVIQNEHYRVRLKKSGVISELYDRKANRQLVKTPNVGSPGERWFNDIGTTNPDAGNALVVENKGPVSVTLKAVSNDPIAHTVRVTLFRNSRQGGSPRIDIEDSLQANFGDVKTWAFSLNLTNPTTNHEELGAVLTAKKETRGGHYASQNARYDWQTFNHFADIGEPAFGLTISNQDCSFFKLGKSTPDSLWETSAQFNALAGGQVDTYGSGKKDTLRLGIYNQNGVTKFRYHFALTTRTAAFDALTAMRFALEDQNPLVAGAVTGTQATYPETNFSLLKADTPGLLIWTLKPSEEGIGNGLIARFWNLNKTHSTPTLNWALPIHRAWQTTHIETNEQSLKPAKTSLKTNFNARQINTYRLQF, from the coding sequence ATGAAACCAGCATCGTATCTACTGTTTTCGGCTCTTCTATTTCTTGGCTTGACGCTATCAGCGCAACCGGTCAAACGGCTGTATCTGGCTAATGATGACCATACCGACTACATGTGGACGGGTAACGAAGCCCAGTACGATACGGTTTTTGTCAGAATGATCGACTATTACCTGGCTCAAATCGACTCGACGCAGAACAACCCGGCCGATTTTCAGGCCCGATTCAATCTGGATGGGAGTTATTGGATCAAAACGTATCAGAAATTCCGCAGCCCGGCTCAGGTTGAACGACTAATTAGTCGTATCCGCACAGGCCACATCAGCAGCCCTCTTACGGGCCTGGTTAGTACGTATGGCGGACAACCCACCGAGGCCGTGTTGCGCGGCATGTACTACGCGGGCCAGCTGGAACGACAATGGAATTTACGGTTTCGGCTGGCCGTCTGTATGGAAAACCAGACCCTGCCGCTGGGTCTGAGTTCGTTATGGGCGGGGTCGGGAGCAAAATATAGCTGGCGGGGCGTTTGTGGCTGTGCCAGCCGGATACCCAATGCCAGTCTGGCCCATCGCCGGAATCAGTTGTATAGGTACATGGGGCAGGATGGTCGTTCGGTGACGATGAAATGGTACAGCCGGCCCATCTATAACGGGCGCACCCTGGGTGGCTATGCCGAAGCCCGACGCGAAAAAGACCCCAAAGACATTGTGGGCGACATGGGTAAAGTGGTGGAGGATATGACGGTGATGTGTGATACCGTTACAACAACATCGGCTTATCCGTTCAACGTAGCAGGTGCCTTTGGCTATGGCTGGGATGACCTCAGTACATACGTATCGCCCCCGTTTATCCAGGCAGCACAACGCTATTCGACTCCGTTGCGTAAAGTGCGGGTGTCGAACGAAGAGGATTTTTTTGCCGATGTAGACCGCAGCTACCCCAAACTGCCCACCGAATCGGTGAGCTATGGCAACGAATGGGATGTTTACCCGGTGTCGATGAACGAAACCACGGCCCACATCCGGCGAGCCACGGAGAAGCTGCGGTCGGCAGAAGCACTCTCGGCATTGGTATCCCTCAAAGACAGCACCTTTGCCCGTGATCTGGCAGAAGCCCGGGACCTGGCCTGGGAAGCGTATGGCCTTTACTGGGAACATGACTGGACAGCCGACGGACCCGTATCCAAACGGGATCGGGCCAACTGGCAAACGAAACTGCATCACCGGATCGTTGGGTACGTCGATACCCTGTTCAACAGGGCGTCGCTGGCTATGGGGCAACAACTCAAAATGGCCCCATCCCGCGCAGCTGCCTCACGCTTCTATGTATTTAATCCGTTGAATTGGTCGCGCAATGATGCGGCCGACCTCGACTACCCGGGAGCGGAAGCCGTTCGGGTAATCGATTTGCAAACAAAACGCGAGGTAGTGAGCCAGCGGATTCAGAAAGGCGGCAAGTCGTTCGTACGAATCTGGGCTGAAAACGTACCGTCGGTGGGCTATAAGGTGTATGAAATTCAGAAAGGAACGCCAGCCAGCCAGCCCGATGCGGCCCAGGTAAACGGAGAGGTTATCCAGAATGAACACTACCGGGTCCGGCTAAAAAAATCGGGCGTTATCAGTGAACTCTACGACCGGAAAGCCAATCGGCAACTAGTGAAGACGCCAAACGTCGGGTCTCCGGGCGAACGGTGGTTTAACGACATTGGCACAACAAACCCAGACGCCGGGAACGCGCTCGTCGTGGAAAACAAAGGCCCCGTTTCGGTAACGCTTAAAGCCGTTTCCAATGATCCCATTGCCCACACTGTTCGGGTAACGCTATTCCGCAACAGCCGCCAAGGCGGATCGCCCCGCATTGACATTGAAGACAGCCTGCAAGCCAACTTCGGCGACGTAAAGACTTGGGCGTTTTCGCTGAATCTGACAAACCCGACGACCAATCACGAAGAGTTGGGGGCCGTTCTGACGGCTAAAAAGGAAACGCGCGGTGGGCATTACGCTAGCCAGAATGCCCGCTACGACTGGCAGACATTCAACCATTTTGCCGACATCGGTGAGCCAGCGTTTGGACTTACCATCTCGAATCAGGATTGTAGTTTTTTCAAGCTGGGGAAAAGTACTCCTGATTCGCTTTGGGAAACGTCGGCACAGTTTAACGCGCTGGCCGGTGGACAGGTCGATACCTATGGATCGGGTAAAAAAGATACGCTACGGCTCGGCATTTATAACCAGAACGGAGTGACGAAGTTTCGCTACCATTTTGCCCTGACAACCCGCACAGCAGCTTTCGATGCTCTGACGGCCATGAGATTCGCGCTCGAAGATCAGAATCCACTGGTGGCTGGAGCCGTAACCGGCACGCAGGCAACCTATCCTGAAACGAACTTTTCACTGCTCAAAGCCGATACGCCGGGCCTGCTGATCTGGACGTTGAAACCCAGTGAAGAAGGCATCGGAAACGGCTTGATCGCCCGGTTCTGGAATTTGAATAAAACCCATTCCACCCCCACACTGAATTGGGCATTGCCGATTCACCGGGCCTGGCAAACAACGCATATCGAAACGAATGAACAAAGCCTGAAACCAGCTAAAACCAGCTTGAAAACGAATTTCAACGCCCGGCAGATCAATACGTATCGGCTGCAATTTTGA
- a CDS encoding GH39 family glycosyl hydrolase produces the protein MRIGLLIVAGFLFIQTGFAQPNVALSQPDWKVVGQLKTRDAKSIKSSAWSIGGETLDRDYTDYQSYKTYLGPLGAKRIRLQGGWSKCEKVKGTYEWQWLDAVIPDAASRGVAPWVELSYGNPIYEGGGEAKLAGHIPTSPEALTAWDNWVRAIVTRYKSQVPEWEIWNEPDLNPTHTGTEIGQFYVRTARLVKSIQPNARLIALGMASVTKLDFVKDFYEELKKENALDLVDIMTYHGYAHNPDSSYPNIEKMRQLVWSYKANVVFMQGENGAPSTPKAVTIGALRDQDWSELTQAKWDLRRMLGDHGRGIATNLFTISDIHYTAGDHMVGVNTKGLLQTNPDKTIKRPKLAYKAAQHVFSLFDDQVERLPSTKPAVSQETVTAFVYRQTKGNGSLVTLWNGEARPAEQYMPKPTTVTVKGQFNQPVFVDLITGNVYEIPKKQCLKSGDQWTFSEIPVPDYPVLIADKLAVQYVGGK, from the coding sequence ATGCGTATTGGATTACTCATTGTCGCCGGTTTTCTTTTCATCCAGACAGGGTTCGCCCAGCCGAACGTAGCTCTATCTCAACCCGATTGGAAAGTGGTTGGGCAGTTGAAAACTCGCGACGCGAAATCCATCAAATCCAGCGCCTGGAGTATTGGCGGGGAAACCCTCGACCGGGATTACACCGACTACCAATCGTACAAGACATACCTGGGGCCGCTGGGTGCCAAACGAATTCGGCTACAGGGCGGCTGGAGCAAGTGCGAAAAGGTAAAAGGGACGTATGAATGGCAATGGCTCGATGCCGTCATTCCCGATGCGGCTTCGCGCGGGGTGGCTCCCTGGGTGGAATTGTCATACGGTAATCCAATTTACGAGGGTGGGGGCGAGGCCAAACTGGCGGGCCATATCCCAACCTCACCCGAAGCGCTGACGGCCTGGGACAATTGGGTTCGGGCCATCGTGACGCGCTACAAAAGTCAGGTGCCTGAATGGGAAATCTGGAACGAACCCGATCTCAACCCAACGCATACGGGTACGGAAATTGGCCAGTTTTACGTCCGCACGGCCCGGCTGGTGAAGTCGATTCAGCCCAATGCCCGGCTCATTGCGCTGGGTATGGCGAGCGTAACAAAGCTGGACTTTGTGAAGGACTTCTACGAGGAACTGAAAAAGGAAAACGCGCTGGATCTGGTCGATATTATGACGTATCATGGCTACGCTCACAACCCTGATTCATCCTATCCGAACATCGAAAAAATGCGGCAACTGGTATGGAGCTACAAGGCAAACGTCGTGTTTATGCAGGGCGAAAATGGAGCCCCTTCTACACCGAAAGCCGTAACGATTGGTGCCTTGCGTGATCAGGACTGGAGCGAATTGACCCAGGCCAAATGGGACCTTCGCCGGATGCTGGGCGACCACGGACGCGGTATTGCTACGAATCTGTTCACGATCAGCGATATACACTACACCGCTGGCGACCATATGGTGGGGGTGAATACAAAAGGATTGCTACAAACCAATCCCGATAAAACCATTAAGCGACCCAAACTGGCTTACAAAGCAGCCCAGCATGTTTTCTCACTCTTCGATGATCAGGTCGAACGGCTGCCATCGACTAAACCAGCGGTCAGCCAGGAAACCGTAACGGCCTTTGTCTACCGGCAAACGAAAGGGAATGGCAGTCTGGTTACACTCTGGAATGGCGAAGCCCGACCCGCCGAGCAATACATGCCTAAACCAACAACGGTAACCGTTAAAGGGCAGTTTAACCAGCCGGTTTTTGTGGATTTGATTACCGGTAATGTCTATGAAATACCCAAAAAGCAATGTCTGAAATCTGGTGATCAATGGACATTTTCTGAAATCCCCGTCCCCGATTACCCCGTGCTGATAGCGGATAAATTGGCCGTCCAATACGTAGGGGGAAAATAG
- a CDS encoding GH39 family glycosyl hydrolase: protein MKRILFTCLFLCSVSAAAQFIDTAAERVKTPLAVSLKRIGTLKPRSTNQIESSRITVGCETLDRDYTDFDAYKAYLPPLGAKKIRLQAGWAKCEPKKGVYDWKWLDEVIDFAVANKIEPWLETSYGNPIYEGGGGTNLLNSMPTSPEGYAAYDRWVEALVTRYKDRVHEWEIWNEPDHPLQKITPETTAELNIRTADIIKRIQPNAKIAGLAFASHSDTAYLDRFLKVISDKGKLPLFEWISYHSYDFRPEDSYKGVMALKAVIGKYSKTLLLRQGENGAPSGYIPSFALDKYYWTEYSQAKYDMRRLLGDLGRDIETSVFTIIDIRYAFNPPVLNTKGLIQSDLDKTAIRPKVAYYAVQNLTSVFDSRLELAPAATVTTTAIEPISTFVYHRKAGKKQLVSLWFDSKTPNNVFRTTPIDITISSGNFTTPVWVDLLTGHVYEIPKGNWTKTGTTYTFRNLPVYDSPVLIADQSTLIF from the coding sequence ATGAAACGAATCCTATTTACCTGCCTCTTTCTTTGCTCGGTCAGCGCTGCTGCTCAGTTCATCGACACCGCTGCCGAGCGGGTGAAAACGCCGTTGGCCGTTAGCCTGAAACGAATTGGAACGCTGAAGCCCCGGTCTACGAATCAGATCGAATCGTCGAGGATTACGGTCGGCTGTGAGACATTGGATCGCGATTATACCGACTTCGATGCCTACAAGGCGTACCTGCCTCCGCTGGGAGCCAAAAAAATCAGGTTGCAGGCAGGCTGGGCCAAGTGTGAGCCGAAGAAGGGCGTGTACGACTGGAAATGGCTCGATGAGGTGATTGATTTTGCCGTGGCTAACAAGATTGAACCCTGGCTGGAAACATCGTATGGCAACCCCATTTATGAAGGTGGGGGCGGTACGAATCTGCTCAACAGTATGCCGACTTCGCCCGAAGGCTATGCGGCCTACGACCGCTGGGTCGAAGCACTGGTAACCCGCTACAAGGACCGGGTACATGAATGGGAAATCTGGAATGAACCCGACCATCCCCTACAGAAAATCACCCCGGAAACAACGGCTGAACTCAATATCCGTACCGCCGACATCATTAAACGTATTCAGCCGAATGCCAAAATTGCCGGACTGGCCTTTGCGTCGCATTCCGATACCGCGTACCTGGATCGGTTTCTGAAGGTCATTAGCGACAAGGGTAAGCTCCCTCTGTTCGAGTGGATTTCGTACCATAGCTACGACTTCCGACCCGAAGATTCGTACAAAGGGGTGATGGCGCTGAAAGCCGTAATCGGCAAGTATTCAAAAACGCTGTTGCTGCGGCAGGGCGAAAACGGGGCGCCATCGGGCTACATACCCAGCTTTGCCCTTGACAAATATTACTGGACGGAATACAGCCAGGCTAAATACGACATGCGCCGACTGCTGGGCGATCTGGGCCGCGACATCGAAACGTCGGTCTTCACCATCATCGACATTCGGTACGCATTTAATCCGCCCGTGCTGAATACGAAGGGGTTAATTCAGTCAGATCTGGACAAAACGGCCATTCGCCCCAAAGTGGCGTATTACGCAGTGCAGAACCTTACATCTGTTTTCGACAGCCGCCTTGAGCTAGCCCCGGCCGCAACCGTCACCACCACCGCGATAGAGCCGATTTCGACGTTTGTTTATCACCGGAAAGCGGGAAAAAAGCAGCTTGTATCCCTTTGGTTTGATAGTAAGACGCCCAACAATGTGTTCAGGACAACCCCCATCGACATAACCATCTCATCCGGGAATTTTACCACACCGGTCTGGGTGGATCTACTGACGGGGCACGTCTACGAAATTCCGAAAGGAAACTGGACGAAAACGGGCACTACCTACACCTTCAGAAACCTACCGGTCTACGATTCGCCGGTTCTGATTGCCGATCAATCAACACTGATTTTTTAG
- a CDS encoding RagB/SusD family nutrient uptake outer membrane protein, protein MKISLFLIILSACLLGACQDVSLDQVPQTERSEANFYQTNADFYNAIVGVYGALKLPGIIEKGSGSYLYMTELSTDNTDTGQARGGTATELYYFEDFNFALSSTTISNAWTSHYAGIARTNSILDRLPAVNIPQASKDRFEGEAKFMRALFYFNLVRFFGDVQLATHEITSPYGANSLPRSPAADVYALIISDLKTAETKLPATIPASEAGRASVWAAKSLLGKVYLTLKQYDNAAAKLKEVIDGNAFSLMPKYADIFPATTSFVNNKEYIFAVQYKSGQVGQGSDLWSNWAAVNASVALLGAGGGTGGGFNRPTADMDAAYEPGDLRKDASMLNSYKAANGSTVNERYVVKFRQQGALNADSDVDFPLLRYADVLLMYGETLNELGRTAEGLTYLNQIRKRAGLADKTGLSQADFRLAMEQERRVELAFEGHRWFDLVRTGRFIPVMTAKGYKVKDFNQLYLIPQREIDLNKSITQNTGY, encoded by the coding sequence ATGAAAATCAGTCTTTTTCTTATCATTCTGTCGGCTTGTCTGCTGGGAGCCTGCCAGGATGTTTCGCTTGACCAGGTTCCACAGACGGAGCGTAGCGAAGCCAATTTTTACCAAACCAACGCCGACTTTTACAATGCCATTGTCGGTGTTTATGGGGCGCTTAAACTACCGGGTATTATTGAAAAAGGAAGTGGCTCATACCTCTATATGACCGAACTCTCGACCGACAATACCGATACGGGACAGGCCCGGGGTGGTACTGCTACAGAACTGTATTATTTTGAGGATTTCAACTTCGCCCTCTCCAGCACGACCATTTCCAACGCCTGGACCAGTCACTATGCCGGTATTGCCCGGACGAACTCCATCCTCGACCGCTTACCGGCCGTGAACATTCCACAGGCTTCGAAAGACCGGTTCGAAGGGGAGGCTAAATTCATGCGGGCTTTGTTTTACTTTAACCTGGTTCGCTTCTTTGGCGATGTTCAGTTAGCAACGCACGAGATCACATCGCCTTATGGGGCCAACAGCCTGCCCCGGTCACCCGCTGCTGATGTCTATGCGTTGATCATTAGTGATTTAAAAACCGCCGAGACGAAGCTGCCAGCCACCATTCCTGCTTCAGAGGCTGGCCGGGCTTCGGTCTGGGCGGCTAAGTCCCTCCTGGGGAAAGTCTATCTGACACTGAAACAGTACGACAATGCGGCTGCGAAGCTGAAAGAAGTAATTGATGGAAATGCCTTCAGCCTGATGCCTAAATACGCGGATATTTTCCCGGCTACTACATCGTTCGTCAATAACAAGGAATACATCTTCGCGGTACAGTATAAATCGGGTCAGGTTGGTCAGGGTAGCGATCTGTGGTCGAACTGGGCTGCGGTGAATGCAAGTGTTGCGTTGCTGGGCGCAGGGGGTGGCACGGGGGGCGGCTTCAACCGACCCACCGCCGACATGGACGCTGCCTACGAGCCCGGCGATTTGCGGAAGGATGCATCCATGCTTAATTCCTACAAAGCAGCCAATGGAAGTACGGTAAATGAACGGTATGTGGTTAAATTCCGCCAGCAGGGGGCGCTGAATGCCGATTCTGACGTGGACTTTCCCTTGCTTCGGTACGCCGATGTGTTGCTGATGTATGGCGAAACGCTGAACGAACTGGGCCGCACGGCAGAAGGGCTTACCTACCTCAATCAGATTCGGAAACGGGCGGGGCTAGCCGATAAAACCGGACTATCGCAGGCCGATTTTCGGCTGGCAATGGAGCAGGAACGCCGGGTCGAACTGGCGTTTGAAGGGCACCGCTGGTTCGATCTCGTTCGAACGGGCCGGTTCATACCCGTTATGACTGCTAAGGGCTACAAGGTGAAAGATTTTAATCAGCTCTACCTGATCCCACAACGGGAAATCGACCTGAATAAATCAATCACCCAGAATACAGGGTATTAA
- a CDS encoding sodium:solute symporter family protein has product MSQLKALDYTAIILYMIMMSGIGIFLGRFVKNINDYFKGGSGVSWIAGGISNFMTKFSTFIFVAYAGIAYSDGLVAITVLWSTIFPSLIAVFFFAKRWKRAGILSPVEFLETRYNAPIRQIFSWSGVAFKLLDDMIKLYSIGLFVTAASGIPFETAVIGCGIVVTLYTVVGGFWAVIVTDVVQFVILFFATLILVPLAYNAAGGFEHMQAVMPQNMTWFNGKKGMPLFLIAYYVLIIIRYSGNWTFIQRFYSAKNETDGQKLAILSSVLFFIFPVIFLFPPLAARVILPKLDNPEMAYVSLCLKLLPEGIMGLMIAAMFAATMSVLSAEYNVTASVLTRDIYQRVFRPNASGKESLLVGRLMTLLVGFTVTVGALFVGGFGGAFEANKLLAGVFAVPMIVPVIFGILLRKPQPWGALATLFLGTALGFVLNMNKAISWEAATLIEIAFCTVLFIVSGFFPSKDAAYNAKVNAFFHKLAVPFVAEADSNDQDVFKDAIKLMYGIAFGLTGLMFVIMGFPSRNMLSGQLALGAGTLCLILAYGLWSKARKVTAIIKEETTGTPPQPLPLKKGEGLTSR; this is encoded by the coding sequence ATGAGTCAACTCAAAGCACTCGATTACACAGCCATCATTCTCTACATGATTATGATGTCGGGGATTGGTATTTTTTTAGGCCGATTTGTCAAAAATATTAATGACTATTTCAAGGGGGGGAGTGGCGTTTCGTGGATTGCCGGGGGTATTAGCAACTTCATGACTAAATTCAGTACCTTTATTTTCGTGGCCTACGCGGGCATCGCTTACTCCGATGGGCTGGTGGCGATCACGGTGCTGTGGAGCACCATTTTTCCGTCGCTGATTGCCGTTTTCTTTTTCGCCAAACGCTGGAAACGGGCGGGTATCCTGAGTCCCGTCGAATTTCTGGAAACCCGCTACAACGCGCCCATTCGGCAGATTTTCTCGTGGAGTGGTGTCGCCTTCAAACTTCTCGACGATATGATCAAGCTCTACTCGATTGGCCTGTTCGTAACGGCCGCGTCGGGTATTCCATTCGAGACAGCGGTTATTGGCTGCGGCATTGTCGTGACGCTCTACACGGTGGTGGGCGGTTTCTGGGCGGTGATCGTGACAGATGTGGTGCAGTTCGTTATTCTCTTTTTTGCTACGTTGATCCTGGTGCCGCTGGCCTATAATGCCGCCGGTGGTTTCGAGCATATGCAGGCGGTTATGCCGCAGAATATGACCTGGTTCAACGGCAAAAAAGGGATGCCGCTTTTCCTGATCGCCTATTACGTGCTGATCATCATCCGGTACAGCGGCAACTGGACGTTTATTCAGCGTTTTTACAGTGCTAAAAACGAAACCGACGGACAGAAACTAGCGATTCTTTCGTCTGTCTTATTTTTCATCTTCCCCGTCATCTTCCTGTTTCCGCCCCTGGCCGCCAGGGTCATCTTACCGAAGCTGGACAACCCCGAAATGGCCTATGTAAGCTTGTGCCTCAAGCTGCTGCCCGAAGGCATTATGGGCCTGATGATTGCGGCCATGTTTGCAGCTACCATGTCGGTGCTGAGTGCCGAATACAACGTAACGGCCAGCGTACTGACCCGCGATATTTACCAGCGGGTGTTTCGCCCCAATGCGAGTGGAAAAGAGTCGCTGCTGGTGGGTCGGTTGATGACGCTGCTGGTTGGGTTCACCGTGACGGTCGGGGCGCTTTTCGTGGGTGGATTTGGGGGGGCTTTTGAAGCCAACAAACTACTGGCGGGGGTCTTCGCTGTACCCATGATTGTACCGGTTATCTTCGGGATTCTCCTCCGAAAACCACAGCCCTGGGGCGCCCTGGCTACGCTGTTTCTGGGCACTGCGCTAGGTTTTGTCCTGAACATGAACAAAGCCATCAGCTGGGAAGCCGCCACCCTGATCGAGATTGCCTTCTGTACTGTACTCTTTATCGTATCGGGCTTTTTCCCGTCGAAGGATGCAGCTTACAATGCGAAGGTAAACGCCTTTTTTCATAAGCTGGCCGTGCCATTTGTTGCCGAAGCCGATTCAAACGATCAGGACGTTTTCAAAGACGCGATCAAGCTTATGTACGGCATTGCGTTCGGGTTGACGGGCCTGATGTTTGTGATTATGGGATTTCCATCACGGAACATGCTAAGCGGGCAACTGGCCCTCGGCGCTGGTACGCTATGCCTCATTCTCGCTTACGGTTTATGGTCAAAAGCGCGAAAGGTAACGGCTATTATCAAGGAAGAAACTACAGGGACCCCACCCCAACCCCTCCCCTTAAAAAAAGGGGAGGGGCTTACAAGCCGTTGA